A segment of the Lycium ferocissimum isolate CSIRO_LF1 chromosome 5, AGI_CSIRO_Lferr_CH_V1, whole genome shotgun sequence genome:
CCTAAAACTACTACGCAACAGAGAAGGAAACTTTATCATGATTCACGGTTCTACACATAGGATGAGTAGTATCTGTTCAAACAGGGTCTTGACCAGCTGGTGAGACGATGGATTCCATAGACCGAGGTGAGACAATTGTTAAAGAGTTGTCATTCTTCCCCATATAGGGGACATCATAGTGGTGATTGCACTGAAGAAAAGGCATTGCAATTGGGTTTTTATTGGCCCACGTTATTCAAGAATGCACATGCGTTTGCTAGAAGTTGTGATAGATCGATTCTAGTGAATCGGAAACATCTCTAAGAGGCATGAGATGcctttgaccaatattttggAGGTAGAGATATTCAACATGTGGGGCATTGATTTTATGAGGCCTTTTCAACCATCTTATGGGAACAAGTATATTCTCCTAGCGGTGAATTATGTGTCAAAGTGGGTGGAGGCAATTCCTCTCCTTTCTAACGATGTAAATTTGGTGGCTAACTTTATGAGGAAGAATATATTCGCAAGGTTTGGAACTTCGAGAGCGATGATTAGTGGCGGTAGAGCTCACTTTTGTAATAATCTAATGAAGAACCTCTTGGCTAAATATGGGGTGAAGCACAAGTTTTATACTGCTTACCACCCGCAAACATGTGGACAAGTAAGAGTGTCCAATAGAGAGATGATGCAAATCTTGGAGAAAACAGTGAATATGCAGGGAAAAGATTGGGCAGTGAAATTAGATGATGCTTTGTGGGCTTATCGGACAGCGTACAAAACACCTACTAGGACTTCTCCTTACAGGTTAGTTTATGAGAAGGCAAGTCACTTGCCTGTGGAGTTGGAGCATAAGGCATATTGGGCAATC
Coding sequences within it:
- the LOC132057855 gene encoding uncharacterized protein LOC132057855 codes for the protein MPLTNILEVEIFNMWGIDFMRPFQPSYGNKYILLAVNYVSKWVEAIPLLSNDVNLVANFMRKNIFARFGTSRAMISGGRAHFCNNLMKNLLAKYGVKHKFYTAYHPQTCGQVRVSNREMMQILEKTVNMQGKDWAVKLDDALWAYRTAYKTPTRTSPYRLVYEKASHLPVELEHKAYWAIKKLSLDMNLASERRLLQLHDNAKLYKEKTKRWHDRHIQYHEFARGMQVILFTSGYSYFLVS